The window CAAGCTTCAAGGAGTCTCTCCAAAGCAGCTTGCCACAGAAGCTCCACAGACACCAGACCACACCTGAAGATGACTCCCTCTgtcagcctgctgctgctgctcctgcttgGCCTCTCTCGGGCACATCCTCTCCAGGAGGAAGgaagtggagaggaggaggatgacagTGTTGATATCAGCACCAGGATTCTGGCCTCCAACAATGCCACAGATGAGATCTTGCTGGAAGGAGACTTGTTGGCTCCCAGAACCAGAAACGCCATGACATGCTGGTCCCAGAGCTGCCTGTGGAGGAAAGCCTCCAACGGCATGGTGATGATCCCCTTCACGGTGAGCAGTCAGTTCAGCAGCTGGGAAAGGCAGAAGATCGAGAACGCCATGAAGGCCTTCCACAGCAGAACCTGCATCCGCTTTGTCCCCCGTCAGAACCAGTACGACTACATCAGCATTGAGAACAAAGCCGGATGTTTCTCGGCTCTGGGAAGAACAGGAGGCAGACAGGTCCTCTCTCTCAACAAGCAGGGCTGCCTCTACCATGGCA is drawn from Thunnus thynnus chromosome 20, fThuThy2.1, whole genome shotgun sequence and contains these coding sequences:
- the LOC137171749 gene encoding high choriolytic enzyme 1-like, whose protein sequence is MTPSVSLLLLLLLGLSRAHPLQEEGSGEEEDDSVDISTRILASNNATDEILLEGDLLAPRTRNAMTCWSQSCLWRKASNGMVMIPFTVSSQFSSWERQKIENAMKAFHSRTCIRFVPRQNQYDYISIENKAGCFSALGRTGGRQVLSLNKQGCLYHGIIQHEINHALGFQHEQTRSDRDYYVRINWENIDPQMAYNFYKQNTNNLNTPYDYSSIMHYGRTAFSIQYGRDSITPIPDPNVQIGQRQGMSYWDIMRINLLYGC